One genomic window of Motacilla alba alba isolate MOTALB_02 chromosome 1, Motacilla_alba_V1.0_pri, whole genome shotgun sequence includes the following:
- the POGLUT1 gene encoding protein O-glucosyltransferase 1: protein MSGRQFCRDTAMSARPLSARAGTTAPMAARGGRRRHLGPGGGAAMAAGRAALALWAVAAALCRPQPALAADAKWKTITGQIKKAVEAYEPCVKENCSCHQSVWKQDLAPFRGGISKETMSDVVSRKLGTHYQIIKNKLYREQDCMFPARCSGVEHFILGIIHRLPDMEMVINVRDYPQVPKWMKPIIPVFSFSKTSEYNDIMYPAWTFWEGGPAVWPIYPTGLGRWDLMREDLRRSAEKWPWKKKISKGYFRGSRTSPERDPLILLSRENPELVDAEYTKNQAWKSEKDTLGKPPAKEIPLVDHCKYKYLFNFRGVAASFRLKHLFLCSSLVFHVGDEWLEFFYPQLKPWVHYIPVRSDLSDVRELLQFVKENDAIAQEISERGRQFITEHLEMEDISCYWEHLLSEYSQILSYKVKRRKSYSEITSGQLKTEL, encoded by the exons ATGTCCGGCAGGCAATTCTGTCGCGACACGGCAATGTCCGCCCGCCCCCTCAGCGCTCGGGCGGGAACTACAGCTCCCATGgccgcgcggggcgggcgccgccgccatcttgggccgggcggcggggcggccatggccgcggggcgggcggcgctggCGCTGTGGGCAGTGGCGGCCGCGCTGTGCCGCCCGCAGCCCGCCCTGGCGGCAG ATGCCAAGTGGAAAACGATAACTGGCCAAATTAAGAAAGCTGTGGAAGCCTATGAGCCGTGTGTAAAGGAAAATTGCAGCTGCCACCAAAG tgtcTGGAAGCAGGACCTGGCTCCTTTTCGGGGTGGCATTTCCAAGGAGACAATGTCAGATGTGGTGAGCCGGAAGCTCGGGACCCACtaccaaataattaaaaacaaactgtaTCGTGAGCAGGACTGCATGTTCCCTGCAAG ATGCAGTGGAGTTGAGCACTTCATTCTGGGGATCATCCACCGCCTCCCTGACATGGAAATGGTGATCAATGTGCGAGACTACCCCCAAGTTCCCAAGTGGATGAAACCCATTATCCCAGTTTTCTCCTTCAGCAAG aCGTCTGAATACAATGATATCATGTATCCTGCCTGGACATTTTGGGAAGGAGGACCAGCTGTTTGGCCAATTTACCCAACAGGTTTAGGGCGCTGGGACCTCATGAGAGAGGACCTCAGAAG atctgcagaaaaatggccatggaagaaaaaaatctctaaggGATATTTCCGAGGATCCAG aacaaGCCCTGAGAGAGATCCCCTCATCCTGCTGTCCCGAGAAAACCCGGAACTTGTTGATGCTGAGTACACTAAAAACCAGGCTTGGAAATCTGAAAAG gACACCTTAGGAAAGCCTCCTGCAAAAGAAATTCCACTGGTTGATCACTGCAAATACAA GTACCTGTTTAATTTCCGGGGAGTGGCGGCCAGTTTCCGCTTGAAGCACCTTTTCCTGTGCAGCTCGCTCGTCTTTCACGTCGGAGATGAGTGGTTGGAGTTCTTCTACCCCCAGCTGAAGCCTTGGGTCCACTACATCCCAGTGCGGTCAGACCTCTCTGACGTCAG GGAGCTCTTGCAGTTTGTAAAGGAAAATGATGCCATAGCACAAGAAATTTCAGAGAG GGGACGTCAGTTCATCACTGAGCACTTGGAGATGGAGGACATCTCTTGCTACTGGGAGCATCTGCTGTCTGAATATTCCCAAATCTTGTCTTACAAagtgaaaaggaggaagagctACAGCGAGATCACTTCTGGACAGCTGAAAACAGAACTGTAG